Proteins encoded together in one Epinephelus lanceolatus isolate andai-2023 chromosome 4, ASM4190304v1, whole genome shotgun sequence window:
- the LOC117260021 gene encoding myelin protein zero-like protein 2, which translates to MCVKGLYFLTVLSGLAASGVLQVSGMRIYTSGDMEAVNGTDVRLKCTFHSSATINPNSIVISWSFRPLKPGREESVFHYQQRPYPPVDGIFRKRVVWAGDVMGRDASIILQQVKFTYNGTYICQVKNPPDVHGTVGEIRLRVVTTASFSELLLLALAIGGGIAAVVILLIIILSCRRCKKRRQREREGNEEAPRKERKDPTVCHPARAIHLYVSETSFEIDSSDGMISEASTKDPSSSEDEGPSSDDDDGDDSD; encoded by the exons GCGTGCTGCAGGTCAGCGGGATGCGTATATACACATCTGGGGATATGGAGGCGGTCAACGGGACGGATGTTCGTCTGAAGTGCACATTTCATAGTTCTGCCACCATCAACCCCAACTCCATCGTCATCTCCTGGAGCTTCAGACCGCTCAAACCAGGCCGAGAAGAGTcg GTGTTCCACTACCAGCAGCGACCATATCCTCCAGTAGACGGCATTTTCAGGAAGCGTGTCGTTTGGGCAGGTGACGTCATGGGCCGCGATGCCTCCATCATACTTCAACAGGTCAAATTCACCTACAACGGCACTTACATCTGCCAGGTGAAGAATCCGCCGGATGTCCACGGCACGGTTGGAGAGATTCGACTCCGTGTCGTCACTACAG CTTCTTTCTCTGAACTTCTCCTTCTGGCGTTGGCCATCGGAGGCGGTATCGCCGCTGTGgtcatcctcctcatcatcattctGTCCTGCAGGCGGTGCaagaagaggagacagagagagcgggAAGGGAACGAGGAGGCTCCCCGCAAAGAGAGAAAAGACCCCACTGTGTG CCACCCAGCGAGGGCAATCCACCTCTACGTATCAGAGACGTCCTTTGAGATTGACAGTTCAGACGGCATGATCTCAGAGGCCAGCACCAAAGACCCAAGCTCATCAGAGGACGAGGGTCCGAGCTCAGACGACGACGATGGTGATGACTCCGACTGA